One genomic segment of Clostridium saccharoperbutylacetonicum N1-4(HMT) includes these proteins:
- a CDS encoding ArsR/SmtB family transcription factor: protein MKIAVIYEKGIKGEFVYSPLNEMFCAMHILIKPEHHLHRNKWIQKIANNEKMLEAIKKYSDITEEYCIVMDFCAYFEECTELNILSAIEFLSQVPLNKINKIFKAYDKRMNQSQYKEFLELLKRFYIEIFAEELKYIEPMITRILKKKAKLAEDIGIFNFVETIHERIKVEEEKIKFYKNKEYVVKKAEIKTITINLSTFISPHLMLGIINNNLYLTYLVELDTYEKESPKDLERALKALGDGTRLRILKEISRKGKSTQELSTLLNISEAAVSKALKLLQEGELVKKERQGNYIIYTVNTISIDFIAYKIYEYIY from the coding sequence ATGAAGATAGCTGTTATTTATGAAAAAGGAATTAAAGGTGAGTTTGTATATTCTCCACTTAATGAAATGTTTTGTGCAATGCACATATTGATAAAGCCTGAGCATCATTTGCATAGAAATAAGTGGATTCAAAAGATAGCTAATAATGAAAAAATGTTAGAAGCTATAAAAAAATATTCTGATATTACAGAGGAATATTGCATAGTAATGGATTTTTGTGCTTATTTTGAAGAATGTACAGAGTTAAATATATTGAGTGCTATAGAATTTTTATCACAAGTACCTCTTAATAAAATAAATAAAATCTTTAAAGCCTATGATAAAAGAATGAACCAAAGCCAATATAAAGAATTCTTGGAATTGTTAAAAAGGTTTTATATTGAAATATTTGCGGAAGAATTAAAATATATAGAACCGATGATAACTAGAATATTAAAGAAAAAAGCCAAACTTGCAGAAGATATTGGAATCTTTAACTTTGTAGAAACTATTCATGAAAGAATAAAGGTGGAAGAGGAAAAAATAAAATTCTATAAGAATAAAGAATATGTGGTAAAGAAAGCTGAAATCAAAACAATTACCATAAATCTATCAACTTTTATAAGTCCTCATTTAATGCTTGGAATAATAAATAATAATTTATATTTAACATATTTAGTGGAACTAGATACTTATGAAAAAGAAAGTCCCAAGGATTTAGAAAGAGCTTTAAAAGCTTTAGGAGATGGAACCAGATTACGAATTCTAAAAGAAATAAGCAGAAAAGGTAAGAGTACACAGGAATTAAGTACTTTACTAAATATATCAGAAGCAGCGGTATCTAAAGCTTTAAAACTTTTGCAAGAAGGTGAGCTAGTTAAAAAAGAAAGACAAGGAAATTATATAATATATACTGTTAATACAATTTCAATTGATTTTATTGCTTATAAGATATATGAATATATTTATTAA
- a CDS encoding MBL fold metallo-hydrolase, producing the protein MKIANGVEMLELAAKNMKGEPTSIYPILICDKETIILVDAGYPGQLEQIRKEVEKTGVKFETVNMVLITHHDIDHIGSLASIVKELPEVKVLCHEEEKAYIEGVKKPHKLAMLEANLDNLSQEMKGFYEHFKVGFEKARTKVDRTLKDGEELPYCGGITIIYTPGHTMGHSCLYFKESKTLIAGDLLMVKEGVLVKAPESINFNDELCLKSLKKLMQYDIENVVCYHGGIYSNKVNERINELIETLAQ; encoded by the coding sequence ATGAAAATAGCAAATGGTGTTGAAATGCTTGAATTAGCAGCTAAAAATATGAAAGGTGAACCTACATCCATTTATCCAATATTAATATGTGATAAGGAAACAATTATTTTAGTTGATGCTGGATATCCAGGACAATTAGAGCAAATTCGTAAAGAAGTAGAAAAAACAGGCGTAAAATTTGAAACTGTGAATATGGTGCTAATTACACATCACGATATCGATCATATTGGAAGTCTTGCAAGTATAGTGAAGGAACTGCCTGAGGTAAAAGTGCTTTGTCATGAGGAAGAAAAAGCATATATTGAGGGAGTTAAGAAGCCACATAAATTAGCTATGCTAGAAGCTAATTTAGATAATTTATCACAAGAAATGAAAGGCTTTTATGAACATTTTAAGGTTGGTTTTGAAAAAGCGAGAACAAAAGTTGATAGAACCTTAAAAGATGGTGAAGAGTTACCTTATTGTGGTGGCATAACAATAATTTATACACCAGGACATACTATGGGACATAGCTGCTTATATTTTAAAGAAAGTAAAACTCTTATAGCGGGAGATCTTTTAATGGTTAAAGAGGGAGTTCTTGTTAAAGCTCCTGAGTCAATTAATTTTAATGATGAGTTATGCTTAAAATCCCTAAAAAAGCTTATGCAATATGATATAGAAAATGTGGTTTGCTATCATGGAGGCATATATAGCAATAAAGTTAATGAACGAATAAATGAATTAATAGAAACATTAGCACAATAA